The following nucleotide sequence is from Sphingomonas swuensis.
GGGCACTGGACGTTAACCTTCCCGCGCCTAGACTTGCGGCATGGGACAACTCCTCTCCTTCGAGGATCATGCACTCGCCCGCCTCCGCGCGCGCGCCGAGGCGGCCGAGGAAGCGCGCGAGGACCTGCTCGCCTTTGCTCGCGGGCAGAGCGGGGCCGTCGCGGCCATCCACCAGGCGGTATTGGCCGGGATGGAGGCATCCAGCTTCGAGCATCTGCTGCACATCGTGGTGCAGGAATGGCCGCTGATTCTCGGGCTTGATGCGGTCGCGCTCGGGCTGATCGTCGGCAAGCGCGGCTTCCGGGTCGACAGCAGCGGGGTGCAGCATACCGAGGCGGCGCTGCTCCGGCAGTGGCTCGCCGCTGCAGAGCCCGTCGAGCTTCGCACCGTGATCCGCGGTCATGCCCTGTTCGGACCGGCCTGCGACCTCATTCGCGCGGAAGCCCTGGTACGCCTGCCCGATGCGCTGCCCGAGACCCTGCTCCTGCTCGGCCAGCGCGAGGAGCAGCCACTCGACGCGCGTCACGGGTCCGAACTGCTGCTGTTCCTCGGCGCGGCGCTTGGCGCTATGCTCCGCCGGTGGACGCTGATCGACTGACCGAGACGCGGGCGCTTGCCGTCCGCTTCGACCAAGTGCTTCGGCTCGATCGGCGGCGCAGCCCGCACACCGCACGCGCCTACGTCGCCACCGCGCATCGCCTGATCGACTTCCTTTCCGGCTACCATGGCGAACCGCCGAGCCCGTCTTCGCTGCTCGCCCTGCCGCCCGCCGATCTTCGGGCCTTCCTGGCAGCCCGGAGAGGCGAGGGGCTCGGTCCCGCGGCCGCAGCGCGCGAGATGTCCGCCGCCCGTGCCTTCCTGCGCTTTGCCGCCGAGCAGCAGGGGGAGATTCCGGCCCTGCCCAAGGTCCGGGCTCCCAAGCGCCCACGAACCCTCCCACGTCCCGCGGCGCCCGCCGACGCGGTCGCACTCGCCGAGGAGACCGGGGCGATGGCACGGTCAGAGTGGATCGCCGCTCGCGATACCGCGCTGCTGCTCCTACTCTACGGATCGGGCCTGCGGATTTCCGAAGCCTTGGCCCTGCCCGCCAGCGTCCATCCGCTCGGCGGGACCGTTCGCGTTCTGGGCAAGCGCGGCAAGACGCGCGTGGTGCCGGTCCTTCCGCTCGTCGCCGCGGCCGTCACCGATTATGTCCGGCTCTGTCCGTGGCCGCTGGAGCGCGACCTGCCGCTGTTCCGCGGCGCCAAGGGCGGACCGCTCAGCGCCGACGTGGTCCGCCGGGCGGTGGCGCTGGCGCGGCGCCAGCTCGGGCTTGACGACCGGCTGACGCCACATGCGCTTCGCCACAGCTTCGCGACTCATCTGCTCGCCGGGGGCGCCGACCTGCGCACGCTTCAGGAATTGCTCGGGCATGCGAGCCTGTCATCGACCCAGATCTACACGGCGGTGGACGCCGCGCATCTGCTCGACGTCTACCGGACCGCGCATCCGCGAGCGTGATCGGGGTCGTCGAGACGGCGACACTGTGTGGGGATTCAGGACCAGCCGCCTCGACAGTCCCGGACTGAAGGGGAGGGGCTTAACGGGGCGCTAAACAGCCGAATTGGTCCGAATGGCCCTCAGCCAAACGGCCGAAAGCTCATCCATTTCGGATCACTCATCCGGCTGGAAGCGGATCACCCGCCAGACATAGCCGACCAGCAGCACGACCAGGATGGCGTTGCTGACGGGCCCGAGCCACTCGTCGACCTCGGTGAACTGACCGCGCAGTTCGTAGCCCGCAAAGGCGAGGGCGGCGGTCCAGCCGGCCGTGCCGATGGTCGAGGCGATGCAGAAGGTCTTGAACCGCATCTTGAGCAGCCCGGCCGGAACCGAGACGAGGCTCCGAACCGTCGGGAGCATGCGCCCGAGAAAGACGAAGAAGGTGCCGTTCGCCTTGAACCAGCGCTCGGCTCGCTCGACCTCCTCCCAGTTCATGGTGACCCAGCGACCGTAGCGGTCGATCAGCGGCTTCAGGCGAATGATCCCGAGGGCGCGGGCGGCAAGGTACCAGACGATGTTGCCGAGCATCGCGCCGGCAGTCCCGCTGGCGATCACGCCGCCAAGGCTCATGCTGCCCTTGGCCGCGGCAACGCCCGCAACCGGCATGATCACCTCCGAGGGGATCGGCGGGAAGACCGTTTCGAGGAACATCAGGAACCCGACCGCAAGGTAGCCGGACTGCTCGATCATGCGGATGACCCAGTCACCCACGGGTGTTAGCTTCCCTGGCGAGCTTGGCCTCGATCGCGTCCCAGATGAGCGAGGCGCTGTCGATCCCGTCGAAGCGGTCGAGCGCCACCAGCCCGGTCGGCGAGGTCACGTTGATCTCGGTCAGCATGCCGCCGATCACGTCGATCCCGACGAATAGCAGGCCGCGCGCCTTGAGCTCGGGGCCGAGCGCGGCGCAGATCTCGCGCTCGCGGGCGCTGAGCTCGGTGCGGTGAGCGGTCCCGCCCGCCGCGAGGTTCGATCGGATCTCGCCGTCGCCGGGCACCCGGTTGATGGCGCCGATCGGCTCGCCGTCGACGAGGATGATCCGCTTGTCGCCCTCGCTGACTGCCGGAAGGAAGGCCTGCGCGATGAAGGGCTCTTTCCATACATCCGAGAAGAGTTCGGCGAGCGCCTTGAGATTGCTGCCGTCGCGGCCGATCCGGAACACCGCCGCGCCGGCATTGCCATGCAGGGGCTTGAGGACGATCTCGCCGTGGCGCGCATGGAAAGCGGTCAGTTCGTCGAGGCTGCGTGTGATCAGCGTCGACGGCATGAAGCGCGCGAAGTCGAGCACGAACAGCTTTTCGGGCGCGCTCCGGACGTTGGCGGGATCGTTCACCACCAGCGTCCTGCCCTCCAGCCGCTCGAGCAAATGCGCCGCGGTAATATAAGCGATGTCGAACGGAGGATCCTGGCGCATGAGAACGACGTCGATGTCTTCGACCAAATCGATGACGACCGGCGGCTCGGCGGTGAAGTGGCCACCGTCCACCCGCTGCACCCGGATCGGAGTCGCAAGCACCCGCACCCGCCCATCCTCGTAGGTGAGGGCGTCGGCGGAGTAATGGAACAGGCTTGCTCCCCGTGCCTGCGCGGCAAGCATCAGCGCGAAGGTTGAGTCGCCGGCAATGTTGATGGATTCGAGCGGATCCATCTGGACCGCGACGCGCAGGGTCATGATTGCTCCCAGGGATGGCTGGCCCGCCCCTTAGTGGGATGCTCGGCTCCTGTCATCCGTTCCACACGTCGACCAGATGCCGCGGCCAGCGGCGCGGGACCATCAGGACGACGTCGATCCGGACGCTGTCCGCCTTGCCGAGGAATCGCGGCAACAGGAGATTGGCGGCATCGGCAACGCGGCGGAGCCGCTGCCGATCGAGCGCGATCTCGGCCTGCGCCATGCTGCTGCGGGCCTTGACCTCGACGAAGGCAAGGACCGAGCCGCGCCGGGCGATCAGGTCCACTTCGCCAAGCCTGGTCTTCACCCGTCGCCCGAGGATCGTCCAACCCTTGAGCCGCAGATACCATGCGGCGAGCGTCTCCGCCCGCCGTCCACGTTGTTCGGCCTGGGCGCGGTCAGGGCGCGACGGGCGTCTCCGGAAGAGGGCAGCGCAGGTAGAGGGTCGACTTCTTGTCGGGTCCGACTTCGCGCATCCGGTCCGCCGAGACTCGCTCCACCCGGCGCACTTCCTCTCCGGTCACCTGCTCCTCGTCGCCGCCACCCTCGGCGTAGGCGATCTGGTGCCGTTCGAGGGTCGTTCCGTCGAGCGACCAGCGGCCGGTCACCTCGCCCTGCAGATACTGGCCGTCGGCCTGGTAGAAGAGCGCCTGCCAGCTCGCGCAGCCTTCCATCTGCTCGCCCTTGTCGGTGTCGGCCACCCACAGGCCCTTGAGCCAGTCTGCCGACGGGGCTTTGACCGTAGCGCTTGCTGCGGCTCGACGGGGTGAGGATGCGGTCCGCGGACGGGTTGCAGGCGGCGCGGCGGCAAGGAGGAGTGCGGTGAGGATCATTTCGCAAGCTGTAACGCACGCTCGTAAACGAGTTTCCGTTTGATCCCAAGCTGCTGCGCCACTGTTGCAGCGGCGCGGCTGGGGCTCTCCGTGAGCATCGCCTGCCTGAGGGCTTCGTCGAGCTGGTCGGCACTCGCTGCCTCGGGCGGCGCCGGCGGAGCGATCACGATCACGATCTCTCCCCGGGGCGGGGCCTCCCCATAGCGCGCCGCCAATTGGCCTAAACTGCCGGTGCGGCATTCCTCGTGCATCTTGGTCAGCTCGCGGGCGACCGCCGCGTCGCGGTCGCCGAGACCGTCGGCAAGCGCCTTGAGCGAAGCCGCGAGGCGTGGGCCGCTCTCGTAGAGCACGAGGGTGGCCCTGACCGCCGCCACCTCTGCGATCGCGTCGGCCCGTGCCTTCTCCTTGGGTGGGAGAAAGCCCAGGAAGAGGAAGCGATCGGTCGGAAGACCCGCGAGCGTCAGAGCGGCGACGGCGGCGCAGGGACCGGGAATGGTGACGACCTCGTGTCCGGCTGCCCGGGCATCGCGCACGAGCTTGTAGCCCGGATCGCTGATGAGGGGCGTGCCTGCGTCGCTGACGAGAGCGATTGCTTCCTCGCCGAGGCGCGCGACGATCGCCGCCCGGTCGGCCTCGTCGCTGTGATCGTTGTAGGTCCGCATCGGCGGTCGCGGCTCAACCCCCGCGACCAGCCGCGCCGAGACCCTTTTGTCCTCCGCCAGGATCAGGCTGGCGCGCGCAAGCGTGTCGGCTGCACGTGGCGACAGATCGCCCAAGTTGCCGATCGGGGTGGCAACGATGTAGAGGCCAGGGCGCAGGGGCTCGGACATGCGTGGAGGCGTCATGGCAATCTCTTTCTCAGCGGCGCTGGGCAGGCGCCACCTTCTTGTCGCGACGCTCGCCGCCAGCCTGCTTGCCGGCTGCGCGACCCGTCCTGGTGGACGACCCGTCGCGCCCGGCGCTCCCAAGGTCAACCGGGTCGCGGTGCTGGTTCCGATGAGCGGGGGTGACGCGGTCGTCGGCCAGGCGCTCGGCAATGCCGCCAGACTGGCCTTGTTCGACAGCAAGAGCACGGCATTCGAGCTGAGCTTGTTCGATACTGCGGAGGCGGGAGCGGCCGTCGCGGCGTCGCGGGCCATCGCCGGCGGCAACGACCTCATTCTCGGCCCGTTGCTGTCGGAGGACGTGCGCCAGGTCACGCCGATTGCCCAGCGTGCCCGAGTCCCGGTGATCGCCTTCAGCAACGATGCGAGCGCCGCGGCGCCTGGCACCCATATCCTCGGCTTCACCCCCAATCAGGCGATCGAGCGCGTAGTCGCTCAGGCTGCCTCGTCCGGCGCACGGCGCTTCGCCGCGCTTGTTCCGACCAGCACCTACGGCCAGCGCTCGGCGCAGGCCTTCGCGGTGGCGGTCCAGCGGGCGGGAGGACAGGTCGTCGGTATCGAGACCTACGCGAGGTCCGAGGACGCCCGCGGCGCGGCCCGTCGTCTCGGCTCGCGACCCTATGACGCGGTTCTCGTTGCCGACTCGCCTCGTTCGGCGGCGCTTGCCGCTCCCGCCATTCGCTCGGGTGCGCGCATCCTCGGCACCGAATTGTGGGCCTCGGGCAACCCCGGCAGCACCGCTCGCCTGCGCGGCTCCTGGTATGCCGCTCCGACTCAGGGCCGCTGGAGCCAGTTCGTGCAGCGCTACCGGGCGCGCTACTCGAGCGCGGCGCCGCCACGGATCGCAAGCCTCGGCTATGATTCGGTGCTCCTCGCGGTCCGCGCCTCGCGCAACTGGCCGGTCGGGCGCCGCTTTCCGGTGGGTGCCATCGCCGACCGCGAGGGTTTTGCCGGAGTCGACGGGATCTTCCGCTTCCGGTCCGACAATGTCGCCCAGCGCGCCTTCGAGGTGCGCAGCGTGACCGCGACCGGATCAACCCTCGTCTCTCCGGCGCCCACCTCCTTCCCTTGAGGGACTAGCCAAGCGCAAAAACGTGAGTCATTCTTCCCCGGCAACAACTTACGGGGGGCCGAAAGATGTTCACGGGAGCGTTGATGGTGATGGCCGCCGCCGCGGCTCAGGCGGATGGATCGGTGCAGCGCAAGGCGTTCATCGCCTGCCTGCGGACAGCGGTGACCAAGGCACAGGACGAGAAGAAGACCGCCGCCGACTTCGAAGGCATGGCCCGCGCCGAGTGCGGTGCCCAGCTCAGCGCCTTCCGGGGGGCGCTGGTCAGCTTCGATATTCGCAACGGTCGTCCGCGCAAGCCCGCGGAGACTGACGCCGACAGCCAGATCGGCGACTATATCAGCAGCTATTCGGAACGCGTCACGCCGCCGAGCTGAGGATCCGCGACCAGCCCGAGGATGGTGTCGAGCAGCAGTCGGCCAGCCGGCGTCGTGCGGAGCCGTGCGCCGGCCCACTCCAGGTGACCGCTCGCGACCAGCCGTTCGACTGCCGCACGATCGAGCAGTTGTGACAGGCCGAAGCGGTCGGCGATCGCTTCCGGATCGATGCCTTCGGCGAGCCGCAGGCCCATGACCAGTGCCTCGTCGGCGGCCTCGATCGGCGACAGGGGCGCTTCCTCGACCATGCCGTGGCCATTGCGCGCCATGCCCGAAAGAAAGTTCTCGGGCTTGCGATGGCGAACGGTTCGCTCGCCGAGGCGTCGGCCGTGCGCGCCTGGACCCACGCCGACATAGTCGCCGTAGCGCCAGTAGGTGAGGTTGTGGCGGCTCTCCTCACCCGGCCGCGCGTGATTGCTGATCTCGTAGGCAGGCAGACCCTGGGCTTGAGTCAGCGCGGCGGTCAGCTCGAACAGGTCCGCGGCAGCGTCGCTGTCGAGCGGAGCGAGCTTGCCCGCGGCATGAAGCGCGGCGAAGCGCGTGCCCGGTTCGATCGTCAGCTGATAAAGCGAGAGATGGCCGGTCCCGAGCGAAAGCGCCCGGCCGAGCATCGAGCGCCATTCCTCGGCGCTTTGCCCCGGCAAGGCATAGATGAGGTCGAAGCTGACGCGGGCGAAGTGCCGCTGCGCGACGTCGAGTGCTGCCAATCCTTCGCGGGCAGAATGGGCACGGCCGAGGAAGCGCAGTGCATTGTCGTCGAGCGACTGGAGGCCGAGGCTCACCCGGTTGACTCCCGCAGCAGCGAGGTCGGCAAATCGCTCGGCCTCGACGGAGGACGGGTTGGCTTCGAGCGTGACTTCGAGCTCGTCGTCCACCTCCCAGTGCTTCTTCGCCGAAGCGATCAGTGCTTCGGCGGTGACCGGGTGCATCAGCGAGGGCGTGCCGCCGCCAAAGAAGATGCTGGTCAGCCGCCGTCCGGGCAGCAGAGCCGCCTCATGAGCAAGGTCGGCGAGCAGCGCATCGCGCCACGCATTCTGGTCGATGCTGTCGCGAACGTGGCTGTTGAAGTCGCAATAGGGGCATTTGCTGACGCAGAACGGCCAGTGGATGTAGAGCGCTAGGTCCGAAGCCATGCCACCAGTTGCTCGAACGCCTGGGCGCGATGGCTCATCGCATGCTTGGCCTCGGGCGCCATCTCGCCGAAGGTCAGTTCGTGGCCGTGAGGAACGAAGACCGGATCGTAGCCGAACCCGTTGTCGCCGCGCGGCGGCCAGACGAGGTGACCGAAGACCTTGCCCTCGAAGCTCTCGATCCGCCCGTCGGGCCAGGCGAGCGAGAGGGCGCAGGTGAAGTGCGCGTCGCGTCCCGCTTCCTCGCCGGCCGCCCGAAGCGCCGCTTCGACCTTTTCCATCGCGTGACCGAAGTCGCGTCGTCCGCTCTCGTCCTCGGCCCAGCGCGCCGAGTGGATCCCCGGCTGGCCGTTCAGCGCGTCGACGCTCAGCCCGCTGTCGTCGGACAAAGCGGGAAGGCCGCTGAGATCGGCCGCGGCCCGCGCCTTGAGCTCGGCATTGGCGACGAAGCTCGTCCCGGTCTCCTCGGGCTCGGGGAGGTCCAGTTCGGCCGCGCCGACACACTCGATCCCGAACGGCGCCACCAGCGCGCGGATCTCGCGCAGCTTGCCCTCATTGTGGGTCGCGATGACCAGCTTCGGGCCGACGGGGGTCACCGGCCGCAGGCCCTGCGCTGCGCCTCGAAGATCTCGCCGCAGCCGATGCGAGCCAGGCGGAGAAGGCGAAGGAGCCCCTCCTCGTCGAAGGTCGCGCCTTCAGCCGTCAGCTGCGCCTCGACGATCGCGCCGTCGGCGGTGAGCACGAAATTGCCGTCGCTGCCGGCGTTCGAATCCTCGATATAGTCGAGGTCGAGCACCGCCGTGTCATTGTGGAAGCCGCAGCTCACCGCTGCGACCTGGGTGCGGATCGGGTCGGCGCTGAGCTTGCCCATGATCCCGTCGACTGCAAGGCGAAGCGCGACCCAGGCACCCGAGATGGCCGCCGTCCGGGTCCCGCCGTCCGCCTGGATGACGTCGCAGTCGAGCACGATCTGGCGCTCGCCGAGCAGCGACAGGTCGGTGACCGCGCGCAAGCTGCGACCGATCAGCCGCTGGATCTCCTGCGTGCGGCCCGACTGCTTGCCCTTGGCAGCCTCGCGCGCGCCGCGGGTGTGGGTGGCCCTCGGCAGCATCCCATATTCGGCGGTGACCCAGCCCTGGCCCTTGCCGCGAAGGAACGGCGGCACCTTCTCCTCGAGGCTGGCGGTGACCAGCACCCGGGTCTCGCCGAAGCTTACGAGACAGCTCCCCTCGGCATGCTTGGTGAAGCCGGGCTCGAAGCTCAGGGTCCGCATCTGGTCGGGGGCGCGGCCGGATGGGCGCATGGGGTCATTCTCCTGATGATGGTTCGCGAGCGCCCTTACCGGATTGAGGGGCCGTGTCACACCTCCTACATGCTGCCCATGACGCCGCCGCTGCCCGAACTGACGACCCGCATGCGCGACATCTTCGGGCTGGTGGTCGAGGCCTATCTCGATCGCGGACTACCGATCGGGTCGAAGGCGCTTACCGGCTCGGTGAACCTTTCGCCCGCCTCGATCCGCTCGGTCCTGGCCGAGCTCGAGGATCGCGGGCTGCTCACCCATCCGCACACGTCCGCCGGTCGCATCCCGACGGAAAGCGGGCTTCGACTGTTCGTCGACGGGATCATGCAGGCGCATCTGCCGAGCGCGGAGGAACGCGCCGCGATCGAGCATCAGATGCGCGATCGGCCGATCGAGGAAGCGCTCGCTAACGCCACCGCAGCGCTGTCGGGCCTGTCGGCTTGCGCAGGCGTGGTGGTCGCCCCAAAGTTCGAGCGGCGCCTTCGCCAGCTTGCCTTCGTGCCGCTCGGCCCGGGACAGGCGCTCGCGGTGCTGGTCGCCGAGGATGGCAGTGTCGAGAACCGGGTGGTCGATCTTCCTCCCGGAATGTCGGCGCCCGCGCTGGCCGAGGTCGGCCAATTCGTTTCCGCTCGCCTGACCGGCATGACCCTCGGCGAAGCCGAGGGTCGGCTCCGGCTGGAGATCAAGGAGCGGCGCGAGGCGCTCGATGCCGCTGCTGCAGAACTGGTTGCGACCGGCCTTGCCGAGTGGCGTGACGATGGTCCGGCGAGGCCCGTTTTGATCGTGCGCGGGCAGGCAAATCTCCTCGACGAGGTCGCCGCACTCGACCTCGAGCGGGTGCGCAAGCTGCTTGACGAACTGGAAGACCGGCAGGAAATTGTCCGCCTGCTCGAAAGCGCCCGGGAGGGGGAGGGCTGCCGTATCTTCATCGGATCGGAAAACCGGATGTTCGCCTTGTCGGGTTCAAGCGTCATCGCCGCACCCTATCGGGGAGCGGAGGGCCGGGTGGTCGGAGTGGTGGGAGTCATCGGGCCGACTCGGTTGAACTATGCGCGGATCGTTCCCATGGTGGACTATACAGCGCAGGCACTCACCAGATTGATGGGATAGGAATGAACAAGCTTCACGAAGAGGCCGAGGAAATCCGTGCGGAGACCGCGGAGGATGCTCCCGAATTGCAGGAGCATGACCAGCTCGCCCAGCTTCAGAAGGAGCTGGAGGAGGCTCAGGCCAAGGCACTTTATGCCGCGGCGGAGATCCAGAACGTGCGCCGCCGCTCTGACCAGGAGCGACTGCAGGCGGTCGCCTACGCCAACACCGGCTTTGCCCGCGACATCCTGAGCGTGAAGGACAATCTCGATCGCGCCTTGTCGCATGTGCCCGAGGGTGCGCGCGAGGACGAGCGGTTCAAGGCCTTCATCGAGGGCATCGAGGCGACCTCGCGCGAGCTCGACTCGGTGTTCGCGCGCAACGGCGTGACCCGGATCGAGGCCAAGGGGCAGGCGCTGGATCCCAACAAGCATCAGGCGATGATCGAGATTCCGTCCGATGCGGAAGCCGGCACGATCATCGAGGAGATGCAGGCCGGCTACATGCTCAAGGATCGCCTGCTCCGGCCGGCCCTTGTCGGTGTCGCCAAGGCGGGCTGATCCCCTCCAGGCAGACCTTCAGAGGGGCGGCGCACTCACCCGAGCACGCCGCCCTTCTCGTTAGCGGCCGAACTTCTGCCGCAGGGTAATGCCGACTTCCCGCGGTCGCCCGATGTTGTAGCCGAGGCGAGCCCGCCCGCCACGTTCACGATCGAAGGACAGCAGCGCATTCTCATCGAACAGGTTGTTGGCGTAGACCTGCACGCCAAGCCCGCTGTCGAAGTCGATGCCGGCCGAGAGGTTCACCAGATCGTAGGCCGGCAGCAGCAGGTTGACCCGCGTCGTGCCGGTGCCCGAAGCCCCATTGAAGGGCAGCCCCGAAACGAAGACCCGCGGATTATTCTCTTGGTCGGCCGGCTGGGTGTAGCGATTGCCGACCCTCTGCCAGCTGGCGCTGACGAACCACTCGCCGCTGTCGCGCAGTCGCCCGCCGTAGGTGGCGGCCGCCGCGAACTGATATTTGGGGACGCTCGGAAGGCGATTGCCGTTGCGAATGCCGGTGGCCGCCGCGAGGTCCGACCGCAAGGTCGTGTCGAACTCGGCCTGGACCATTGATCCCGAGAAGCTCAGGTCGAGACCTTGGGCCGGGCGGACGTTCAACTCGGCCTCGAGACCGCGCGTGTGGGCCTTCTCGACGTTGAACACCACCCGGCTCGAGCAGCTTCCGGCATCCAGCGTCACCTGGAGGTTCTTGATGTCGGTGTAGAAGGCGGCGGCGTTGAACGTCACCGGACCCTTGCTGTACTTGACCCCGCCCTCGTAGTTCCAGAGCGTCTCGTCGTCATAGTTCTGGAAGCCGCCGAACAGCGCCTCGTCGGCGTCCGAGCAGAGCGGAAGGTTGAGCGGGTCATTGACCCCGCCGAGTCGGAAGCCTTTCGCCGCCTGAAGGTTCACGGTCAGATTGCGGTCGGGCTCCCAGGACACGATTGCTCGCGGGCTGAAGCCGTTGGAACTGGTCTTGTCGCCCAGGCGGCGGTCACCGTTGGCGAACAACCCACCCGAGATGAAGTCCCGGCTTTCCGAAAAGTCGTAGAAGCGGCCGCCGCCGGTCACCTTGAGCTGACCGAAGTCGTATGTCGCCTCGCCGAACACAGCCTTCTGCTTGATGTCGTAGGGCAGGTCGGCATTGTAGGGCGAATTGGCGGGGAAGCCGTTGCTGACCGCCGCCGAGGTCCCTGCGCCGAGGACGGCGTCGGTGGCGGCATCGTAGCCCGAGGTCGGGAGGCGCTGCGAGTAGCGACGATCAACCGTCGAATAGAAGCCGCCGACGACCCACTGGAACGGTCCACTGTCGGCTGAGGACAGGCGGACTTCCTGGCTCCACTGCTCAAGACCGGTGGTGTCGACCAGGTTCGATGGCAGGTTCACGGCCGCGGCCGGATAGCCAAGGTCGACCGAGACCGACCCGGTAAGGGCCGAGGCGTCACGGCTCACCAGAATGTCACGGTCGATGTAGCTGGTGATGGACGTGAGCTCGACCGGTCCGAAGTCCGCGCTTGCCGTGAGATCGAAGAGGCGGGTCTTGTCCCGGAATTTCTCTCGCAAGAGCAGATACTGCTCGCGCTCGTCGAAGGTGCGCGAAGGGGTGGTGAACGGATTTGAGTAAAGGTTGAAGATCTCCTGCCGGTTGAAGCCGTCGGCCTCAATCTCCTGCAGCACCACGCGCGGAGTGATGCGGATGGTTTCGACCGGCTGCCAGAGCAGCGACAATCGGACGCCCTTGCGCTGCCCGTCATTGACGTCCTTGCCCGCAGCAGGTCCCACCGCATCGACGAAGCCGGCGAACTTGGTCGCATAGCCGACCACGCGCAGTGCGGCAGTGGCGCCCAGGGGAACGTTGACCGCAGCCTTGAGGTGACCACCCTGATCGCCATCGGCGAGCGTGTTCAGATTGGCCTCGACCAGGCCTTCGGTACGACCGAGCCGGGGCTGGTTGGTGATGTAGCGGATGGTGCCGCCGACGGAGCCAGAACCGAACAGCGTGCCCTGCGGACCGCGCAGCGTCTCGACCCGGTTGAGATCGAACAGATCGAAGTCAGGCGTGAATAGCGACAGCGAGACGACGCTCTCGTCGAGGTAGACGCCGACCTGCTCCTTCACGCCCGGCTGGTCGCGGACGATCTGCCCGGCGGAGACGCCGCGGACGCTGACCTGGCTCTGCCCCGGCCCGAGGTTCTGCACCTGGAGGCCGGCGACGTTGCGGCTGATGTCCTCGATCGTACCCGCGTTGGCGCGCTGGATGTCTTCCTGCGTCTGGGCATTGATCGAGAAGGGGACGTCCTGCACCGTCGACGCGCGCTTGGTGGCGGTGACGATGATGTCTCCGAGTCCGCGCTCATCCTGATCAGGCGACGGGTCGGGGACGGTGGCGGTTGCAGCTTGGGCCTGGCTTTCCTGCGCGGTCTGAGCCGAGGCAGGAGCGACTAGCGCAATGCCAGCGGTGGACGCGAGCAGGGCGCGGGCGGCGAGAGAGTTCAGGCGCATGGTTCCCCCCAATGCAGTTGTGCAACCAAGCGTAACTTTTCAGCGCCGGAGCGGCGAGGGGAAGAGAGCCGCCACATGCTTTTCGTTACGGAGCTGTTGCAATCTGGCGACAGGAAGCCGGTCAGAAAGGAAGGATCGCCTCGATCTCGGGCAGGTCGGCGGCGCGGAGCGGCTTGATGCCACGCCGCTGGAGAAAGCCGTGACGGACGAGCTCCGCCTGCTGCTCCAGTCCGTAGCGGAGGAACGGACGGCCTGGCCGGTAGGAGTAGGCATAGCGGCAAAAGGGGTGTCGCATCAGCGGAAGATAGTATCTGCCGGCCCGCTGCGCCTGCCAGACATGGGTCATCTCGTGGATGAAGAGGCCCTGCAGATTCCACTCGGCGGTGGCGAAGTCCTCGCGCCAGTGCGCATCTTGGGGATGAAAGTGGATGTGGCCACATGGGGCCATGACGATGCCCTTGGGCTGGAACGGCCACCACTTGCGCCGGACAAGCCGCACCGACCCGTAATCGACGGCCTCACCGAACACCGAGCGGGCCATCTCGACCTCCCCGGTGGTCAGCGGGCGTTCAGGGCTGCTCGTCGTCATGGGTCGTGAAACTCTTGGCAAGCCATTGGAGCCTCGCTAACGCATCGGCAAAGACAACCTGAAGGGAAGAATGATGAGCGAGACTGCCGAGCGCGTGAAGAAGATCGTTGTCGAGCACCTGGGCGTCGAGGCCGAGAAGGTGACCGAGGAAGCGAGCTTCATCGACGACCTGGGCGCCGACAGCCTCGACATCGTCGAGCTCGTCATGGCCTTCGAGGAAGAATTCGGTGTCGAGATCCCCGACGACGCGGCGGAGAAGATCACCACCGTCAAGGATGCGATCGACTACATCGACCAGAATCAGGGCTAAGTCCCCGTTGGGGGCTTCGCCGAGGCGATAGGAACAGGCTCGGCGTCG
It contains:
- a CDS encoding TonB-dependent receptor → MRLNSLAARALLASTAGIALVAPASAQTAQESQAQAATATVPDPSPDQDERGLGDIIVTATKRASTVQDVPFSINAQTQEDIQRANAGTIEDISRNVAGLQVQNLGPGQSQVSVRGVSAGQIVRDQPGVKEQVGVYLDESVVSLSLFTPDFDLFDLNRVETLRGPQGTLFGSGSVGGTIRYITNQPRLGRTEGLVEANLNTLADGDQGGHLKAAVNVPLGATAALRVVGYATKFAGFVDAVGPAAGKDVNDGQRKGVRLSLLWQPVETIRITPRVVLQEIEADGFNRQEIFNLYSNPFTTPSRTFDEREQYLLLREKFRDKTRLFDLTASADFGPVELTSITSYIDRDILVSRDASALTGSVSVDLGYPAAAVNLPSNLVDTTGLEQWSQEVRLSSADSGPFQWVVGGFYSTVDRRYSQRLPTSGYDAATDAVLGAGTSAAVSNGFPANSPYNADLPYDIKQKAVFGEATYDFGQLKVTGGGRFYDFSESRDFISGGLFANGDRRLGDKTSSNGFSPRAIVSWEPDRNLTVNLQAAKGFRLGGVNDPLNLPLCSDADEALFGGFQNYDDETLWNYEGGVKYSKGPVTFNAAAFYTDIKNLQVTLDAGSCSSRVVFNVEKAHTRGLEAELNVRPAQGLDLSFSGSMVQAEFDTTLRSDLAAATGIRNGNRLPSVPKYQFAAAATYGGRLRDSGEWFVSASWQRVGNRYTQPADQENNPRVFVSGLPFNGASGTGTTRVNLLLPAYDLVNLSAGIDFDSGLGVQVYANNLFDENALLSFDRERGGRARLGYNIGRPREVGITLRQKFGR
- a CDS encoding vgr related protein, whose translation is MTTSSPERPLTTGEVEMARSVFGEAVDYGSVRLVRRKWWPFQPKGIVMAPCGHIHFHPQDAHWREDFATAEWNLQGLFIHEMTHVWQAQRAGRYYLPLMRHPFCRYAYSYRPGRPFLRYGLEQQAELVRHGFLQRRGIKPLRAADLPEIEAILPF
- a CDS encoding acyl carrier protein — its product is MSETAERVKKIVVEHLGVEAEKVTEEASFIDDLGADSLDIVELVMAFEEEFGVEIPDDAAEKITTVKDAIDYIDQNQG